The proteins below are encoded in one region of Hordeum vulgare subsp. vulgare chromosome 3H, MorexV3_pseudomolecules_assembly, whole genome shotgun sequence:
- the LOC123442109 gene encoding 3-ketoacyl-CoA synthase 6-like codes for MPALFVSNGGEWNTSSYNKRMEGMHDYCKLKHNSQSRETLVEFSSTIEIGSIILPKPPENVSCPADHILVVNCSAFSLTPSFADMVVNKYKLRGHIRGVHLSEMGCSGRLISVELARNLLRSAPPGARALVVSTETLSPLLYIGNERPMPLPYRLFSMGGAAALLSTSTADARFPLTSAVRTTTAEDDKSYRSIYQEEDGKGNKGAGLSMDLIVVAGRALKANITSIVPIVLPISEQLLFAMSFVAQKNSSGCVKLYVPNFLTAFEHFCIHAGGSAVVDQVQRSLGLSDKHVEPSGMTLHRFGNVSSCSVWYELAYVEAKGRMREGDRVWMIGFGSGFKCNSAVWECIVPDTNSDGPWAGCIHRYPVQIKSPKAKPRR; via the exons ATGCCTGCTCTCTTTGTCTCCAATGGTGGAGAGTGGAACACGAGTTCTTATAACAAAAGGATGGAAGGCATGCACGACTACTGTAAACTGAAG CACAACTCTCAATCCAGGGAAACATTAGTCGAATTTTCTTCCACAATAGAAATAGGCAGCATTATTCTACCAAAGCCACCGGAAAATGTTTCATGTCCAGCGGACCACATACTCGTCGTCAACTGCAGCGCCTTCAGCCTCACGCCGTCCTTCGCCGACATGGTCGTTAATAAGTACAAGCTGCGAGGCCACATCCGCGGCGTGCACCTGTCCGAGATGGGGTGCAGTGGCAGGCTGATATCGGTGGAGCTTGCGAGGAACCTCCTGCGGTCGGCGCCTCCAGGCGCACGAGCGTTGGTCGTGTCCACGGAGACCCTGTCGCCCCTCCTCTACATCGGGAACGAGCGGCCCATGCCGCTGCCATATCGCTTGTTCAGCATGGGCGGTGCGGCGGCGCTGCTGTCCACGTCCACTGCCGATGCCCGATTCCCGCTCACGTCCGCCGTGCGTACGACCACCGCGGAGGATGACAAGTCATACCGGTCCATATATCAGGAGGAGGACGGCAAGGGGAACAAGGGCGCCGGCCTCTCCATGGACCTGATTGTCGTCGCCGGCCGCGCCCTGAAAGCCAACATCACCTCCATCGTACCAATCGTCCTTCCAATCTCTGAGCAGCTTCTGTTTGCGATGTCTTTCGTGGCACAAAAA AATTCCAGCGGGTGTGTCAAGTTGTACGTCCCCAACTTCCTGACGGCCTTTGAGCATTTCTGCATACACGCCGGTGGGTCTGCGGTTGTCGACCAGGTCCAGCGCAGCCTCGGCCTGTCAGACAAGCACGTCGAGCCGTCGGGGATGACGCTGCACCGCTTCGGGAACGTGTCCAGCTGCTCGGTTTGGTATGAGCTAGCATATGTCGAGGCCAAGGGCCGTATGCGTGAGGGTGATCGCGTATGGATGATCGGGTTTGGCTCTGGCTTCAAATGCAACAGCGCGGTGTGGGAGTGCATCGTCCCGGACACCAATAGCGATGGACCATGGGCTGGGTGCATCCACCGATATCCAGTGCAGATTAAGTCCCCAAAAGCAAAGCCACGGCGATGA